Proteins found in one Brachyspira murdochii DSM 12563 genomic segment:
- a CDS encoding aspartate kinase, whose amino-acid sequence MKVAKFGGSSVANASQIKKVVDIVLADKDRRIVVVSAPGKRLKEDTKVTDLLITLAETIISGKDGKLELKIIIERFKNIIDELALSHELLEEMQNDILNRIAEDKSLPTKFIDGVKALGEDLSAKVIAAYINSIGVKAKYVNPKDAGLLLSEEFGNAAVLEKSYANLAKLKDETALVIFPGFFGYTEKGDVVTFPRGGSDITGAILAKAVNAEVYENFTDVDGVFAAAPNIVDNPKLIDEFTYREMRELSYGGFNVLHAEALQPVYEANIPVHILNTNNPSAKGTRIVANRNKNINPVVGVSGENDFSCLYVSKYLMNREVGFGRKLLEIIEDENIPYQHAPSGIDNISVIVRNSAITEEKEKRIYERVRDELNVDNIYFEHGLALIMLVGEGMQQCVGVSARAMHSMEKSNINIEMLNQGISEVSIMIGVKDTDLNRAIKSIYKSFFEEQI is encoded by the coding sequence TGCAAGTCAAATAAAAAAAGTTGTGGATATAGTTCTAGCCGATAAGGACAGAAGAATTGTAGTAGTATCTGCTCCGGGTAAGAGACTTAAGGAAGACACCAAAGTAACCGATTTGCTTATTACTCTTGCTGAAACTATTATTTCTGGTAAGGACGGAAAATTAGAATTAAAAATTATTATAGAAAGATTTAAAAATATCATAGATGAACTTGCCCTCTCCCATGAACTTTTAGAAGAGATGCAAAATGATATTTTAAATAGAATAGCAGAAGATAAAAGCCTTCCTACAAAGTTTATAGACGGAGTTAAGGCTTTGGGTGAGGATTTATCTGCAAAAGTAATTGCGGCATACATTAACTCTATAGGTGTAAAAGCTAAATATGTTAATCCTAAAGATGCAGGGCTTTTACTTTCAGAGGAGTTTGGCAATGCTGCTGTGCTTGAGAAGTCTTATGCTAATTTGGCTAAATTAAAAGATGAAACTGCTTTGGTAATATTCCCGGGATTTTTCGGATATACTGAAAAAGGCGATGTAGTAACTTTCCCTAGAGGAGGAAGTGATATTACTGGTGCTATTTTGGCTAAAGCTGTAAATGCCGAAGTATATGAAAACTTTACTGATGTTGACGGAGTATTTGCTGCAGCTCCAAATATAGTGGATAATCCTAAACTTATAGATGAGTTTACATATAGAGAGATGAGAGAGTTAAGTTACGGCGGTTTTAATGTTCTTCATGCAGAAGCACTGCAGCCAGTTTATGAAGCTAATATTCCGGTACATATACTTAATACTAATAATCCATCTGCTAAGGGAACAAGAATAGTAGCAAATAGAAATAAAAATATCAATCCTGTAGTTGGTGTTTCTGGGGAAAATGATTTCTCTTGTCTTTATGTTAGTAAATACTTGATGAACAGAGAAGTAGGGTTCGGAAGAAAACTTTTAGAGATAATAGAAGATGAGAATATACCTTATCAGCATGCTCCTTCCGGAATAGATAATATATCAGTAATTGTTAGAAACTCTGCTATTACAGAAGAAAAAGAAAAACGTATATATGAACGCGTACGTGATGAGCTTAATGTAGATAATATTTATTTTGAACATGGACTTGCTTTGATAATGCTTGTAGGGGAGGGTATGCAGCAGTGTGTAGGTGTTTCTGCTAGAGCTATGCATTCTATGGAAAAATCTAATATCAATATTGAAATGCTAAACCAAGGCATAAGTGAAGTAAGTATTATGATAGGAGTAAAAGACACTGATTTGAATAGGGCTATAAAAAGCATATATAAATCTTTCTTTGAAGAGCAAATATAA